A section of the Planctomicrobium piriforme genome encodes:
- a CDS encoding DinB family protein, giving the protein MEIELTPTLIDMYRETFEGEVKPGWCWITSGPADMSVLGSLAGLTADEAYAAPKPGRKSIAAHAAHLKFTLELTLKRLHGENPPADWPGSFQVGEQSPAAWEQLQEDLHAAYQGVLAFFDQQRDQAIEAWQPIQVAGLVAMIGHNAYHLGAIRQLMLNARD; this is encoded by the coding sequence ATGGAAATTGAACTGACGCCGACTCTCATCGACATGTATCGCGAGACGTTCGAAGGGGAAGTGAAACCAGGCTGGTGCTGGATTACCTCCGGGCCGGCCGACATGTCGGTGCTCGGGAGTCTGGCCGGGCTGACCGCAGACGAGGCCTATGCAGCGCCGAAACCGGGACGGAAATCGATTGCCGCCCATGCCGCTCACCTGAAATTCACCCTCGAGCTGACGCTCAAACGCCTGCACGGCGAAAACCCGCCTGCCGATTGGCCAGGGAGCTTTCAAGTCGGCGAACAAAGTCCCGCAGCGTGGGAGCAGCTACAAGAGGATCTGCACGCCGCGTATCAAGGGGTTCTGGCCTTCTTCGATCAGCAACGAGACCAAGCGATCGAAGCATGGCAGCCAATTCAGGTCGCCGGCCTCGTCGCCATGATCGGGCACAACGCCTATCACCTCGGGGCGATCAGACAGTTGATGCTCAACGCTCGCGATTGA
- a CDS encoding FAD-dependent oxidoreductase, producing MKSLKTDVLVCGGGCAGIAAALAAARAGAKTLLIERAGFSGGIITAVGLPYFDGLIDKKSGRFVVKGIALELLAATGACGPDAKSIEDCRPDLISKYWSTVRVPNTEEFKLLADQLILKEQGRLSVLYHSLACDVETREGRITAVFIANKDGLVRVEANQVIDCTGDADIATWAGCPVEKSAPLMPMTMHFRIGNVTPTKEMNAEAKKSLAAARERGDLPEYYGPGIMFAFAPNEAYIHATRIPGDASDAAELTRAEIQGRQDAWTMFREWKKSTPGFEQSYFVNSGPFVGVRETRRIIGEQLLTVEDLRNTTRYDDAVATGCWFLDIHPPQTTTDKPFTGSGFQPEPYDISYRTLIPKKISNLLVAGRCHSATQEAAASSRVTVTAMALGEAAGTAAALAIHSKTDAALVNGVQVREQLSQRQAGPFTDA from the coding sequence GTCTCTAAAGACTGACGTGCTGGTCTGCGGCGGCGGCTGTGCCGGGATTGCCGCGGCTCTTGCTGCCGCCAGGGCCGGGGCCAAGACGCTGTTGATCGAACGGGCAGGATTTTCCGGGGGCATTATTACTGCCGTCGGCCTCCCCTACTTCGACGGTCTGATCGATAAGAAGTCGGGCCGGTTTGTGGTTAAGGGGATTGCACTCGAATTGCTGGCTGCCACTGGTGCATGCGGGCCCGATGCCAAAAGCATTGAAGACTGCCGTCCCGACCTGATCAGTAAGTACTGGTCGACGGTGCGTGTTCCCAACACGGAAGAATTCAAACTCCTGGCCGACCAACTGATCTTGAAAGAACAGGGACGGCTCAGCGTACTGTACCACAGCCTGGCCTGTGACGTGGAAACCCGTGAAGGCCGCATCACGGCGGTGTTCATTGCCAACAAGGATGGCCTGGTACGAGTCGAGGCGAATCAGGTCATCGACTGCACGGGGGACGCCGATATCGCAACCTGGGCCGGCTGCCCGGTCGAGAAATCCGCTCCGCTGATGCCCATGACGATGCACTTTCGCATCGGCAATGTTACTCCCACCAAAGAAATGAACGCCGAGGCGAAAAAGTCGCTCGCCGCTGCCCGTGAGCGAGGAGACCTGCCGGAGTATTACGGGCCAGGAATCATGTTTGCCTTCGCCCCCAACGAAGCCTACATCCACGCCACCCGCATCCCTGGAGACGCCAGCGACGCTGCGGAACTGACCCGGGCTGAGATCCAGGGGCGACAGGACGCGTGGACGATGTTTCGCGAATGGAAGAAGTCGACGCCGGGCTTCGAGCAGAGTTACTTCGTAAACAGCGGACCATTTGTCGGTGTGCGCGAGACGCGGCGGATTATTGGAGAACAACTGCTGACTGTTGAAGACCTCCGCAACACCACCCGCTACGACGATGCCGTGGCGACCGGCTGCTGGTTCCTCGATATTCATCCGCCGCAAACCACCACCGACAAGCCCTTCACCGGATCCGGATTTCAGCCGGAACCGTATGACATTTCCTACCGCACTCTGATCCCAAAGAAAATCTCCAACCTGCTGGTAGCGGGCCGCTGCCACTCGGCAACGCAGGAGGCCGCGGCATCATCCCGGGTCACCGTCACAGCAATGGCGCTCGGCGAGGCTGCCGGTACGGCGGCAGCACTGGCGATCCATTCGAAAACAGACGCCGCCCTCGTCAACGGAGTACAGGTGCGTGAACAACTTTCGCAACGGCAAGCAGGACCATTTACCGATGCCTGA
- a CDS encoding HEAT repeat domain-containing protein has translation MTRTIITVLFCGLLTLGCGDSSATPERKTHSTSPAVLSRIDEIFKSWPNKGMWLPDEKEISFFRSNFDQSRGALAKALSNKEPKVRMRAAYVIDKIGPEAKSFGPDLIDHLQSEDDEVVRMYLVNALGSIEFRDPAALAVLRQRFDSLSAANVPPRSDLSYAEVDEKINTAAALYRLDLSPQRLEYLNFVLQWLHPPSETLSPADRTGYWERRWVAVTSLERMRDAKDAIPLLEAMEHEPKAKMWVSVHVPRVLGVLRKADAKQ, from the coding sequence ATGACCCGAACTATTATCACGGTATTGTTTTGCGGCCTGCTGACTCTCGGCTGCGGTGATTCTTCTGCAACGCCAGAGCGGAAAACACATTCAACATCCCCTGCGGTGCTGAGCCGCATTGATGAGATCTTCAAGTCCTGGCCAAATAAGGGAATGTGGTTACCTGACGAAAAAGAGATCTCTTTCTTTCGTAGCAACTTTGACCAATCGCGTGGCGCGCTTGCGAAGGCTTTGTCGAACAAAGAACCAAAAGTGCGAATGAGGGCAGCGTATGTCATCGACAAAATTGGACCGGAAGCGAAGTCGTTTGGGCCCGATCTCATCGATCATCTGCAATCCGAGGACGATGAAGTTGTAAGAATGTATCTCGTTAATGCGCTCGGTTCGATTGAGTTTCGAGATCCCGCAGCCCTTGCTGTACTCAGACAACGGTTCGACTCTTTAAGCGCAGCCAACGTTCCTCCTCGCTCAGATCTTTCATACGCGGAGGTTGACGAAAAGATCAACACTGCGGCTGCGCTCTATCGCCTTGATCTGTCGCCCCAACGCCTGGAATATCTTAATTTCGTCCTGCAGTGGCTGCATCCGCCGTCTGAGACGCTGTCCCCGGCTGATCGAACGGGATATTGGGAGCGTCGCTGGGTGGCGGTCACTTCACTCGAACGAATGCGCGATGCGAAAGATGCAATCCCGCTGCTTGAGGCCATGGAACATGAACCCAAAGCTAAAATGTGGGTGTCTGTTCACGTTCCGCGAGTACTTGGCGTTCTCCGCAAAGCCGATGCGAAGCAATAA
- a CDS encoding DUF1559 domain-containing protein, translating to MNAFQKTRVRATGFTLIELLVVIAIIAILIALLLPAVQAAREAARRSQCKNNLKQITLAVHNYQDAHRILPPGGIIQFNTYPLPPIYAKGSLTIFILPFIDQAGLFNAYDFKPLNIDSPAQTMPGTTTTIRSYKLAVYTCPTDTNTNNATDRGKLNYTASAGPSTMSATGNWQTPCECAFPFNGFALPGTPSNGVPGPFQRGGICTSMGEITDGLSNTIFFGETRPACSANVNAGWGTTDNSSGLGATVIPINYDTCDSTAPVTGQVNCGRPCNWNTSLGFRSLHEGGAQFSMGDGRVVFLSENIDMTLFQALGGKADGKLVGEF from the coding sequence ATGAACGCATTCCAGAAAACACGGGTCCGCGCGACGGGGTTCACCCTGATCGAGTTGCTGGTGGTGATTGCCATCATCGCGATTCTGATCGCACTGCTGCTGCCTGCGGTGCAGGCAGCCCGCGAGGCGGCTCGTCGGTCGCAGTGCAAAAATAATCTCAAGCAGATCACGCTGGCGGTCCACAACTATCAGGACGCCCATCGCATCCTTCCGCCAGGCGGCATCATTCAGTTCAATACCTATCCGCTCCCTCCCATCTATGCGAAGGGGTCGCTGACGATTTTCATCCTTCCGTTTATCGATCAGGCCGGGTTGTTTAACGCCTATGATTTCAAGCCGTTGAATATCGACTCGCCAGCGCAGACGATGCCTGGCACAACGACGACGATTCGGTCTTATAAGCTGGCGGTCTACACCTGTCCCACGGATACGAACACCAATAATGCCACGGATCGCGGCAAGCTGAATTACACCGCGAGCGCCGGTCCGAGCACCATGTCTGCGACAGGCAACTGGCAGACGCCGTGCGAGTGTGCATTTCCTTTCAACGGCTTCGCCTTGCCGGGGACGCCGTCGAATGGGGTGCCTGGTCCCTTTCAGCGCGGAGGAATTTGCACATCGATGGGTGAGATCACGGACGGGCTTTCCAACACCATCTTCTTTGGCGAGACGCGGCCAGCCTGTTCCGCCAACGTGAATGCAGGTTGGGGGACCACCGACAACAGCAGCGGCCTCGGGGCCACTGTGATTCCGATTAACTATGATACTTGCGATTCGACAGCGCCGGTGACCGGCCAGGTGAACTGCGGTCGCCCCTGCAACTGGAACACGTCTCTCGGCTTCCGCTCGCTGCATGAGGGGGGCGCGCAGTTCTCGATGGGAGACGGCCGCGTGGTGTTCCTCTCAGAGAACATCGACATGACCCTGTTTCAGGCTCTGGGCGGGAAAGCAGACGGAAAGCTCGTTGGCGAATTCTGA
- a CDS encoding DUF1559 domain-containing protein, with translation MTPDNNSTGLCALDKPVRKNRPARTGGFTLIELLVVIAIIAILIALLLPAVQQARESARRSQCKNNLKQFGLALHNYNDAYSVFPMGLCYDSSQAFWWEYSGVGWGARVLPFVDQGALFNKIRFDLKSPAFDGANTQVSRVPLSIFRCPSDTGRAPSANFGPTSYVICSGSSTNQAVWGGGNTGRSDGTSILYSNSRTAFADVLDGTSNTMVISECLIGKRYEDSQTYDTTKILTCSGNVVYGGAPENIQDQRGGSWYTMLYDRGPSYNYTTNFTPNSLVGINACARSLSIYNADAQSNHEGGVHIVLGDGAVRFVSENIHLLTWQNLGNKADGKLLGEF, from the coding sequence ATGACACCAGACAACAATTCAACAGGACTCTGCGCGCTCGACAAGCCTGTCAGAAAAAACCGCCCTGCCCGCACAGGCGGCTTTACGCTGATCGAACTGCTGGTGGTCATTGCGATCATTGCCATCCTGATCGCACTGTTGCTGCCTGCGGTACAGCAGGCCCGGGAGTCGGCCCGGCGCAGCCAGTGCAAGAACAACCTCAAACAGTTCGGGCTGGCTCTGCACAACTACAACGACGCCTACAGCGTCTTCCCCATGGGCCTGTGTTATGACTCGTCCCAGGCTTTCTGGTGGGAATACAGCGGCGTGGGCTGGGGAGCGCGCGTGCTGCCCTTCGTCGATCAAGGCGCCCTGTTTAACAAGATCCGATTTGATCTGAAGAGTCCTGCTTTTGATGGGGCCAATACCCAGGTTTCAAGAGTTCCTCTATCGATCTTCCGCTGCCCCAGCGATACCGGGAGAGCCCCCAGTGCGAACTTCGGCCCCACCAGCTACGTCATCTGTTCCGGCAGCAGTACAAATCAGGCCGTCTGGGGCGGAGGCAACACAGGCAGAAGTGACGGCACGTCGATTCTCTATTCCAACAGTCGCACAGCCTTCGCCGACGTGCTGGATGGAACCTCCAACACAATGGTCATCTCCGAGTGCCTGATTGGGAAACGCTATGAAGACAGCCAGACCTACGATACCACAAAGATCCTGACCTGCTCAGGCAACGTGGTCTACGGCGGCGCCCCTGAGAACATTCAGGATCAGCGAGGAGGATCCTGGTACACGATGCTCTATGACCGCGGCCCGTCTTACAACTACACGACGAATTTCACGCCAAATTCCCTCGTCGGCATCAATGCCTGTGCCCGTTCGTTGTCGATCTACAATGCGGATGCACAGAGCAACCACGAAGGGGGCGTGCATATCGTCCTCGGCGATGGCGCGGTGCGGTTTGTCTCCGAGAACATCCACCTGCTGACCTGGCAAAACCTCGGCAACAAGGCGGACGGCAAGCTGCTGGGCGAATTCTGA
- a CDS encoding SGNH/GDSL hydrolase family protein, whose amino-acid sequence MMRVLLAAVVMVLSCQSPASAQEAAAPAAPPLKPEKIELQNGDSIVFLGDSITHQRLYTQYVEDYFYTRFPHFRLKIHNAGVSGARAWDALQRFDQDVAAYKPKYVTILLGMNDGSYRPYDETTFQTYRQDMTTLLDQLNGIGAKAIPMTPTMYDSRAKRLYGKPGSSEEFITLYNPVLAFYGSWLREMAQDRGLGFVDMWSPLNNLTLEGRESDAKFTLIKDAIHPDAPGQVVMATAIIHDLELPVLVSKITIDVSPSASGKAVNGTLSDVTGTTSGVAFNFTAKALPWVLPPEAQLGAELTHLGHRFSRESLQVHGLSDGKYTLKINDVDVGTYTAEKLASGIELETNDKTPQYQQALKVAELNKKRNEGPIAQLRGEWSKFQGYARMKKDLAANPANQELAAKVASAEKAMEGLQQRVEQHNAAALQLEDEIFKINQPVQQRYVIEAVEAKGK is encoded by the coding sequence ATGATGCGTGTGCTGCTCGCTGCTGTTGTGATGGTCTTGTCCTGTCAGTCCCCGGCCAGTGCCCAGGAAGCCGCGGCGCCTGCCGCCCCGCCGCTCAAACCGGAGAAGATCGAACTGCAGAACGGCGATTCCATCGTCTTTCTCGGGGACAGCATCACCCACCAGCGTCTCTATACGCAGTATGTGGAAGACTACTTCTACACGCGGTTTCCCCATTTCCGCCTGAAGATTCACAACGCAGGCGTCAGCGGGGCGAGAGCATGGGATGCCCTGCAGCGGTTTGATCAGGACGTGGCCGCCTACAAACCGAAGTATGTGACGATTCTGCTGGGGATGAACGATGGCTCGTATCGCCCTTACGACGAAACGACGTTTCAGACCTATCGTCAGGACATGACGACCTTGCTCGATCAACTGAACGGCATCGGCGCCAAAGCGATCCCGATGACGCCGACGATGTACGACTCCCGGGCCAAGCGTCTCTACGGCAAACCGGGTTCCTCGGAAGAATTCATCACGCTCTATAACCCGGTGCTGGCGTTTTACGGATCATGGCTCCGCGAGATGGCGCAGGATCGCGGGCTCGGCTTTGTCGACATGTGGAGCCCGCTCAACAACCTCACGCTCGAAGGCCGTGAAAGCGATGCCAAATTCACGCTCATCAAAGACGCGATTCATCCCGACGCCCCCGGCCAGGTGGTGATGGCCACCGCCATCATTCACGATCTCGAACTGCCGGTACTGGTCTCGAAGATCACGATTGACGTCTCACCATCTGCTTCTGGCAAAGCCGTCAACGGAACTCTCAGCGACGTGACCGGCACAACCAGCGGCGTCGCGTTCAACTTCACCGCGAAGGCCCTCCCCTGGGTACTGCCGCCGGAAGCTCAATTGGGTGCGGAACTGACGCACCTGGGACATCGCTTCAGTCGTGAATCACTCCAGGTCCACGGGCTGTCCGACGGCAAATACACTCTCAAGATCAATGATGTCGACGTCGGCACTTACACGGCCGAGAAACTCGCCTCAGGCATCGAGCTGGAAACGAACGACAAAACGCCGCAGTACCAACAGGCGCTGAAAGTGGCCGAACTGAACAAGAAACGAAACGAAGGCCCGATTGCTCAACTGCGAGGCGAATGGAGCAAGTTCCAGGGCTATGCCCGGATGAAAAAAGACCTGGCCGCCAATCCCGCCAACCAGGAACTCGCCGCGAAAGTGGCCTCCGCCGAAAAAGCGATGGAAGGCCTGCAACAACGCGTCGAACAACACAACGCAGCAGCACTTCAACTGGAAGACGAGATCTTCAAGATCAACCAGCCTGTGCAGCAGCGGTATGTGATTGAAGCGGTGGAGGCGAAGGGCAAGTAA